A part of Miscanthus floridulus cultivar M001 chromosome 6, ASM1932011v1, whole genome shotgun sequence genomic DNA contains:
- the LOC136457040 gene encoding uncharacterized protein, translated as MPPPAGLPPWPTPSTTRLATPTPTRPPPRTTHVRPPPPPPYTRVRLPPPPPATTPPPRRLEPAAPKPAAVSTPVPPATVSAASSWSTCLDCVHFGKCSGCTHEVDLDKPPVLQEVANFFKGHGVGDFTFSRGRLFQWRCRAKLAVRGTPENPLIGLYQEGTHVVIDIPECRAHHPSINAAVKMLRQGITELSIQPFDEDAGTGELRYVQMAVTTYNTSIPVDKRYEQGKVQVSLVWNSRDERSQNAEKLTSLIEYLWRNGGPKSSVHLIHSIWANFQTSTSNIIFGHKWRHLKGERDLWERYGGVDISLDPCTFGQANTLSFNSLLHKLNKYVPRGSTVVDLYSGAGVIGLSVAASRKCRSVKCVEINKQSKMSFETSASRLPANLGCTITWHNTDASVEPVHWLEGSSVVIVDPPRKGLHPSVISALQKVALSERKAYKAKSSLAKVKDEKRPWILRAREAAVHVDNTTTEEGSETWPETLIYISCGWESFKKDCKSLISSKVWQLENAHAFNFFPGTDSIEILAIFKRESEDGQKKKKKAKKKKAK; from the exons ATGCCTCCCCCGGCGGGGCTGCCTCCCTGGCCGACGCCGTCCACCACGCGCCtggcgaccccgaccccgacgcgGCCTCCTCCTCGCACCACCCACGTCCGCCCGCCGCCTCCACCACCTTACACTCGCGTCCGCCttcctccgcctccgcctgctACGACGCCACCACCGCGCCGCCTGGAGCCCGCCGCGCCAAAACCAGCGGCCGTATCCACACCCGTGCCTCCCGCCACTGTGTCCGCAGCGTCTTCGTGGTCCACCTGCCTTGATTGCGTCCATTTCGGGAA GTGCTCAGGGTGCACACACGAGGTGGACCTCGACAAGCCGCCGGTGCTGCAGGAGGTGGCGAATTTCTTCAAGGGGCACGGGGTCGGAGATTTCACCTTCAGCAGGGGCAGGCTG TTCCAATGGCGGTGCCGGGCAAAGTTAGCTGTTCGTGGAACACCAGAGAACCCATTGATTGGTTTATACCAGGAAGGGACGCATGTTGTTATAGATATTCCAGAGTGCAGAG CTCACCACCCAAGCATTAATGCTGCTGTTAAGATGCTAAGGCAGG GTATAACTGAGCTAAGTATTCAGCCATTTGATGAAGATGCTGGAACTGGTGAACTCAGATATGTTCAG ATGGCTGTGACAACATATAACACATCTATTCCAGTTGATAAAAGATACGAGCAAG GGAAAGTTCAAGTTTCATTGGTTTGGAATTCAAGAGACGAGCGCTCCCAGAACGCAGAGAAGCTGACTTCATTGATAGAA TACTTGTGGAGAAATGGTGGGCCAAAAAGTAGTGTTCATCTGATCCATTCTATATGGGCCAATTTTCAGACATCAACCAGCAAC ATAATTTTTGGGCATAAATGGAGACATCTTAAGGGGGAgagggacctgtgggagcgttaTGGGGGAGTTGATATTTCTCTGGATCCTTGTACCTTTGGCCAGGCTAATACTCTG TCATTTAACTCTTTGTTGCATAAGCTGAACAAGTATGTACCACGTGGTTCAACAGTTGTTGATTTGTACTCTGGGGCTGGCGTTATTGGCCTATCAGTTGCTGCTTCAAGGAAATGTAG GTCTGTGAAATGTGTTGAGATTAACAAACAGTCAAAGATGTCTTTCGAGACATCAGCAAGCCGACTTCCAGCGAACCTGGGTTGCACCATCACTTGGCACAATACTGACGCTTCAGTT GAACCTGTTCACTGGCTTGAAGGGTCTAGTGTCGTTATTGTGGATCCTCCCAGGAAAGGATTGCACCCATCTGTTATCAGCGCTTTACAGAAAGTTGCTTTGTCTGAGCGCAAGGCATACAAGGCTAAAAG TTCGCTTGCAAAGGTTAAGGATGAGAAGAGACCATGGATCTTACGGGCAAGGGAGGCAGCAGTTCATGTTGATAATACAACAACTGAAGAGGGCAGCGAAACGTGGCCTGAAACTCTCATATACATTAGCTGTGGATGGGAAAGTTTTAAGAAG GACTGCAAAAGCTTGATATCCAGCAAGGTCTGGCAGTTGGAGAATGCTCATGCTTTTAATTTCTTCCCTGGCACAGATAG CATTGAAATCCTGGCGATCTTCAAACGGGAATCAGAAGATggtcaaaagaaaaagaagaaagcaaAAAAGAAGAAGGCCAAGTAG
- the LOC136459737 gene encoding uncharacterized protein At3g27210-like, whose amino-acid sequence MCALARACFLPRLERGEKVEMGACASVHKDPGHPKEQFLDSPSKAKAANGTGGGVAPVGDGFGDLKAKVDAEQQRAEFNTKSPDSGSKDEVFFESRAWLDSDCEDDFYSVNGDFTPSRGSTPIYQPRAQTVMSNIFQPDTYSSKSPEPSPTGRRKLAELLQEAMQDGPEESTDEEQLLQSVAADGKPVSESTSSSACSTVPTPTAVAKSRKEKAWYTGRCCLPSFVHSLTLDESVRGQKMSPRPCAV is encoded by the exons ATGTGCGCGCTCGCACGGGCATGCTTCTTGCCTCGTCTTGAAAGGGGAGAAAAAGTGGAGATGGGTGCTTGCGCTTCGGTTCACAAGGACCCGGGGCACCCCAAGGAGCAGTTTCTTGACTCGCCGAGCAAGGCGAAGGCCGCCAACGGGACGGGCGGCGGCGTTGCTCCGGTTGGTGATGGCTTTGGTGATCTCAAGGCCAAGGTCGACGCCGAGCAGCAGCGGGCAGAGTTTAACACCAAGAGCCCGGATTCTG GTAGCAAGGATGAAGTGTTCTTCGAATCTCGAGCTTGGTTAGATTCTGACTGCGAGGATGACTTTTACAGCGTGAATGGAG ATTTCACTCCATCTCGTGGAAGCACACCCATCTACCAGCCCAGAGCGCAGACGGTGATGAGCAACATCTTTCAACCAGACACGTACAGTTCGAAATCACCGGAGCCTTCTCCAACTGGACGGAGGAAGCTAGCTGAGCTCCTGCAGGAGGCAATGCAAGACGGCCCTGAAGAAAGCACCGACGAGGAGCAGCTGCTGCAATCTGTTGCCGCAGATGGGAAGCCTGTGTCTGAATCCACATCCAGCTCCGCTTGTAGCACTGTACCGACGCCGACCGCAGTTGCCAAGAGCCGGAAGGAGAAGGCGTGGTACACCGGACGCTGTTGCCTGCCGAGCTTTGTTCATAGCCTGACCTTAGATGAGAGTGTGagggggcagaagatgagccctaGGCCATGTGCTGTTTAA
- the LOC136457038 gene encoding uncharacterized protein — MSSAGSTRASVDQPEPARAPALKRNSDDVGWEYGVLIDPNDLNVIKCKLCPKVVKAGIYRLKLHICGKKGDVRACPNATEEDKAKCRKAIEESGRAKRARREKEQEVRDAVTIDVESDAEPEEKTGLDEIGGSGSRVMGPMDNFTKPMDSSSLAKGKKLHQLNISEHVKKERLHRFKRYVARWLYVRRVPFNAINNTEFDQMIEAAGRFGPGAKKPYQHELREKLLQEEVQDTKEMLKAHEKEWSKNGCSIMTDAWTDQKRRSIMNMCVNCSIGTSFLESKEVSAESHTGELIFQYVNSCIDKVGADNIVQVVTDNASNNMAAKDLLSVERPQIFWTSCATHTINLMLEAMGKMKKFKTTIEQAKALTIFIYAHHRTLALMRKFTKKREIVRPGVTRFASNFLTLQSLFEKKEQLRKMSQSEEWEKISHVKSAKGVQATATLVRPNFWSSVALCLRVFEPLVKVLRMVDGDVKPSMAFLYGEILKAKGDIKVAIGNIPGAAGLYSSIMQIIDVKMKNRLDSPLHKAAYFLNPYYSYNDDSIFQSEEVMDGFLTAVETFYHGDYDKQAQVLNEEVHRFKDRVGHFGKQVAAAGCKDFDMNPAKWWGNYGTQVPVLQKMAIRILSLTSSASGCERNWSCHEGIHTKRRNRLTCERLEQLVFVQFNALHAQKKDKAKKNQKVDPLLATEATYAQGWIVEGGEEDEINDVDPVTGLTWQLIAETCGAEEVTLLRRSARLNQPREIEEDIHSEPEPEDDHIDEEEIEFESDQEDVVTAGYEAEEGAGTSDD, encoded by the exons ATGTCATCTGCCGGATCAACTCGTGCATCCGTGGACCAGCCAGAGCCAGCTCGTGCCCCTGCCCTTAAGAGAAATTCTGATGATGTGGGGTGGGAGTATGGGGTTTTGATTGatccaaatgatttgaatgtaatCAAGTGCAAGCTGTGCCCAAAGGTTGTGAAGGCAGGAATCTATAGGCTCAAATTGCATATTTGCGGCAAGAAAGGAGATGTTCGTGCATGCCCCAATGCAACCGAAGAGGACAAAGCAAAGTGCAGGAAAGCTATTGAAGAGTCTGGGAGAGCTAAAAGGGCtagaagggagaaagaacaagagGTTAGAGATGCTGTTACAATTGATGTTGAGTCAGATGCAGAACCGGAAGAAAAAACTGGGCTTGATGAGATTGGAGGCTCAGGATCGCGTGTGATGGGTCCTATGGACAACTTCACAAAGCCTATGGACTCTAGTTCGTTGGCCAAGGGGAAGAAGCTCCATCAGCTTAATATCAGTGAGCATGTCAAGAAAGAAAGACTTCATAGGTTCAAGAGATATGTGGCAAGATGGTTGTACGTTCGCA GAGTACCTTTCAATGCAATCAATAATACAGAGTTTGATCAAATGATTGAAGCTGCCGGTCGCTTTGGGCCGGGTGCAAAGAAGCCTTATCAGCATGAGTTGAGAGAGAAGCTGCTGCAAGAGGAAGTTCAAGATACAAAGGAGATGTTGAAGGCACATGAGAAAGAATGGAGCAAGAATGGTTGCTCCATTATGACAGATGCTTGGACTGATCAGAAACGAAGAAGCATTATGAATATGTGTGTCAATTGTAGCATTGGTACAAGCTTTCTTGAGTCAAAAGAAGTTTCAGCCGAGTCCCACACTGGAGAACTCATTTTTCAGTATGTGAACAGCTGCATTGACAAAGTTGGGGCTGACAATATAGTTCAAGTAGTCACAGATAATGCTTCAAACAACATGGCAGCAAAGGATTTATTGTCTGTAGAGAGGCCTCAAATATTTTGGACTTCATGTGCAACTCACACAATCAATTTGATGCTTGAAGCAATGGGAAAGATGAAGAAGTTCAAGACCACAATTGAGCAAGCAAAGGCATTGACAATCTTCATTTATGCACACCATAGGACCTTGGCATTGATGAGGAAGTTTACAAAGAAAAGAGAGATTGTTCGGCCAGGCGTGACTAGATTTGCATCCAACTTTCTCACCTTGCAGAGTTTGTTTGAGAAGAAGGAGCAGCTAAGGAAGATGTCTCAAAGTGAAGAGTGGGAGAAGATAAGCCATGTCAAGAGTGCAAAAGGAGTGCAAGCCACAGCCACCTTGGTGAGGCCAAATTTTTGGAGTTCTGTTGCACTTTGCTTGAGGGTATTTGAGCCATTGGTGAAAGTCCTTCGGATGGTTGATGGGGATGTGAAGCCATCAATGGCATTTCTTTATGGAGAAATCCTTAAGGCCAAGGGAGACATCAAGGTGGCTATTGGAAACATTCCTGGGGCAGCAGGGTTGTATAGTTCTATCATGCAAATCATTGATGTGAAGATGAAAAATAGGCTGGACAGTCCTCTTCACAAGGCTGCTTATTTCTTGAACCCTTATTATAGCTACAATGATGACTCCATCTTTCAATCTGAGGAAGTCATGGATGGCTTCTTAACAGCTGTAGAAACATTCTACCATGGTGATTATGATAAGCAAGCCCAAGTACTGAATGAGGAGGTGCACAGGTTCAAAGACCGTGTTGGTCATTTTGGAAAACAAGTGGCAGCTGCTGGCTGTAAGGACTTTGACATGAATCCTG CCAAATGGTGGGGAAACTATGGAACACAAGTACCAGTACTACAAAAGATGGCTATCAGAATTCTATCCTTGACTTCAAGTGCATCAGGTTGTGAAAGAAATTGGAGTTGCCATGAAGGG ATTCATACTAAAAGAAGGAACAGGCTCACTTGTGAGAGGCTTGAGCAACTTGTGTTTGTTCAATTCAATGCTCTCCATGCACAGAAGAAAGATAAGGCTAAGAAGAACCAAAAGGTGGATCCCCTTCTAGCTACTGAAGCAACATATGCTCAAGGGTGGATTGTGGAAGGTGGAGAAGAGGATGAAATCAATGATGTTGATCCTGTTACGGGGCTGACATGGCAGCTAATTGCAGAAACTTGTGGTGCTGAGGAAGTCACTTTACTTCGGAGAAGTGCAAGACTGAATCAGCCAAGAGAGATTGAAGAAGACATACACTCTGAACCTGAACCTGAGGATGATCATATTGACGAGGAAGAAATTGAGTTTGAATCTGACCAAGAAGATGTGGTCACAGCAGGCTATGAGGCAGAGGAGGGGGCTGGGACTAGTGACGATTGA
- the LOC136457041 gene encoding transcription and mRNA export factor ENY2-like, protein MRASINRPPTPSAEEDRDKEPSLGEIINIKLLESGEKEKLMELLRERLVECGWRDEMKALCRAYARKKGRNNVTVDDLIHVITPKGRASVPDSVKAELLQRIRSFLMSTTLR, encoded by the exons AT GAGGGCGTCGATTAATCGGCCGCCGACGCCGAGCGCGGAGGAGGATCGGGACAAGGAGCCTTCTCTCGGGGAAATCATTAACATCAAG TTGTTAGAGAGTGGGGAGAAGGAGAAGCTAATGGAGCTCCTCCGTGAGCGGCTCGTCGAGTGCGGCTGGAGGGATGAGATGAAGGCACTCTGCAG GGCCTATGCAAGGAAGAAAGGAAGAAATAATGTGACGGTAGATGACCTCATTCATGTTATTACTCCGAAAGGAAGAG CATCAGTGCCTGATTCGGTGAAGGCAGAACTCCTGCAACGAATCCGGTCCTTCCTTATGTCTACCACACTTCGGTAG
- the LOC136461294 gene encoding wall-associated receptor kinase-like 2 produces the protein MKKRKQRKFFNKGGELLKNVGIIIFTERELKKMTNGYKKIIGEGAFGKVYMGTTMDGTKQVAIKCSFTKSKQLRHDEFRNEITFQFKIDHANVVRLIGCCLETNVPKLVFEFVPNGSLCDLLHGARRQELPLPARLHIAIGAAEALSYMHSHGHHNYVHGDVKSANILLDNDLTPKVSDFGSAKLVSIVNGYAKWCVSGDMNYIDPTYIKTGRFTEKSDVYSFGVVLLELITRKTAKYDESNSLPIDFVKCCKEQGNGRAMYDRDILMAHHAQECLNKIGALAVQCLKEDVDERPTMAQVLKQLEQVKFGASTYSD, from the exons ATGAAGAAACGAAAGCAGAGGAAATTTTTCAACAAGGGGGGCGAGTTACTGAAGAATGTGGGCATTATCATATTCACAGAAAGAGAGCTGAAAAAGATGACAAACGGCTACAAGAAAATCATCGGGGAAGGCGCCTTTGGCAAGGTATACATGGGAACAACAATGGACGGCACCAAACAAGTCGCCATCAAGTGCTCCTTTACAAAAAGCAAGCAACTTCGCCATGATGAGTTCCGGAACGAGATCACCTTCCAGTTTAAGATAGATCACGCGAACGTGGTCCGTCTCATTGGGTGCTGCCTCGAGACGAACGTCCCCAAGCTCGTCTTCGAGTTCGTCCCCAACGGAAGCCTCTGCGACCTGCTCCATGGCGCGAGGCGTCAGGAGCTCCCGCTGCCGGCGCGTCTGCACATCGCCATTGGCGCTGCCGAAGCTCTCTCCTACATGCACTCTCACGGTCACCACAACTACGTCCACGGGGACGTCAAGTCCGCAAACATTCTCCTCGACAATGACCTCACGCCCAAGGTCTCCGACTTCGGATCGGCCAAGCTCGTGTCCATCGTCAACGGGTATGCCAAGTGGTGTGTGTCAGGGGACATGAACTACATCGATCCCACGTACATAAAGACTGGCCGCTTCACGGAGAAGAGCGACGTCTACAGCTTTGGGGTGGTTCTCTTGGAGCTCATCACGAGGAAGACGGCCAAGTATGATGAGAGCAACAGCCTCCCGATAGACTTCGTCAAGTGCTGCAAGGAGCAAGGGAACGGAAGGGCAATGTACGACCGAGATATTCTTATGGCTCATCATGCTCAGGAATGCCTCAACAAGATCGGCGCCCTTGCGGTGCAATGTCTAAAGGAAGATGTGGATGAGAGGCCGACTATGGCACAAGTGTTGAAGCAGCTCGAGCAAGTGAAG TTTGGTGCCAGTACTTATTCAGATTAG